In the genome of Bdellovibrionota bacterium, the window GCCCCACAATTTGGGGATCAGGCGTCTGGACGAAACAAGAGCGGCCCGCGATCCGAAGGTGACTTGGAACACCGGATCCTAGGACTCCGATCAACTAAAAACGCGCGTAATTGGTAACGATAAAGTGCCAGGACGGGATGACGATTCGCCCGTTCGCCTCAACGAGAGCCGGTGGGGGATTGAGATAGGGGGCGCCGGCCCGCACGGCTCGAACCGCTTCGCGGTCGAGCGCAGGGTTGCCCGAGCTCCCCAATATGCGGACCGATTCGAGGTAGCCGTCTTTCCGCAAAGTGATGCCGACGGTCGTGACATATTGCTCTCTCGCTCGGGTCTCCCGTGAAAGCACGTTCCGAGGATCCCACACGTTTTCCATCT includes:
- a CDS encoding energy transducer TonB; translation: GRERTSAGKEVARYGTTQAAPGEQGKLKLELSDSFLKEHAAGPSVASRAPTNYLPEISMGDETLLNTREYVYASFFIRMKRQMENVWDPRNVLSRETRAREQYVTTVGITLRKDGYLESVRILGSSGNPALDREAVRAVRAGAPYLNPPPALVEANGRIVIPSWHFIVTNYARF